The DNA sequence TTGAATACAGAAAAGGCATTTCCTGAATGATGGATGGTACTCATGGGAGATAAACAGCAGATAAAAGAGAGTTCTGACTGGACCATACTATTCCTGGTGGTGCgtgtgtatgttccttcaagcTGTCAAcatatggtaaccccatgaatttcacccTATCTTACTATGCAACATAGCCAAGAGTAGTCTGATTAAAGTGATTGAGAAGCATCTGTAATATATTCAAAACCAGGACGTGAACAGAACCATTGcttccttttcagcagccacaGTTGGCCATCCATAGGATATTTGCTTCAACAGAAAAAAGTAGAAAGTGAATTCTGGAAAACATTAGGTCAAGAGGGTGCTAATAAGATCATAGCCAGTCACAGCTCCATGAATCAGAAACCAATGGGAAGGATCATATCCTATACTCATTGTGTGGTCCTCACAGGGAGGATTGGCATGGAACAGAAGCCTATAAGATTATCAAAATCCCAGTTAGCTCTCAAATGGAAGAGATGGGCACTAGACAAGTATGACAGGATGCCCTCGCTTACCTCCTCTGACCAAAATTGGCAGTGTGTGGGATATTTGAATGATGTCTCACAACATCAGATTGCTTTAGAGAATTATCATAGAAATAATCACTACTGAGATGCTGAAGGTGGCTAAATCCAGGGTTGGCCCTAGATGGCATTGTTTACCCCCTTTATTCTGTTTGTCAGAACTGGGTAAGATTAATAAGCTTAGTGGTCCCTAGCTCCCCTTAGCTAGAAACCTGGCAATTTTTACCAAAATGAATGCAGGCCTTATTGTGcctttaaatatacattttaaggGGAATTGTCAACATAACTACTTCTTGGCAGAATTGGAAGTTTATATGAGAGAATTCAATATTGCAAATAAGCATACACAGAAATGAGATACAAAGGTATATAAAGTCCACAAACATGACATGAGGAACTACATTAACTACAAAAATACAGTGGTTGTGTTACAGTATTTCTGGTGAGACTTGAAATAGGTGGAGTTTGCAGAACTTTATAAGATCAATTATGGCCTGAATTGCTATATCCAAGAAGTAACAgggatctactgtatatactcaatgATAAACTGaccacatgtataagtcaagggcaggtttggaggctaaaattgtggattttgatatgacctgtggataaatcgaggataaaacttagggagctgtaacaaaggatgtaaaggacgaatcaaagaaaaacaatgctaaTGCACTTACAAATTCTGGCAGGTATAACTGTATGCTCACCcaaaagtctggatggatgagaaagaaaTTGTGCTAAATGGTAGCTGtgggaaaggcaaagcaaagaaaatggtgacaatGTTAGCAGTGATTAATGAACATGATAACATTGATGGACTTTAACCCaggaaagctgacaaacatacacaaatgtcttattcagatccacCAGTACCCATTTCCTCTTGGTGCTTCCTTGAGAGGAAGCATCAAAGAGCTGCCCtctctgccattttcccacccaggcattaaaaaaggtcagaagtggcatCACAGCAGATAGAATAGATGATATGGGTGACTCTTTTAGGTACTGTATTCCCAAGACAGACTAAGCTCCCAACTTTTggcactctattcagagaaggggctagttccttttttgataagaactgaagtacagaacttacattgcCCCATGAATAAGCTGACCTAGGTTTTCTAGGCTGAttgttttactaaaatttctagacttagacaTGAAGATATACAGTGGGTCAATGCTTCTCAAGCTATCAGATGTGAGGGACTAGCAATATTTATCTGTGCCAGGAACAAGTCTAGAACTTGTATTCATATTCTGTGCTACACAGCTCTTCTAAATCTCTAGGTATCCTAATGAGGAACAGAgtatttaaaatgagaaaaatgggCAGGGAAATCAAATCTTTTGGCAATGAATGCAAGATACATCTTTGAATTATACTTAgggtagatgaagggaaggaCACTTTATAAATTAGGATATTTTCCTACTGTGCCACCAATTGGTACCACATTTGTGCCTATTGGCTacaagtgtttctttctttcttggaaactcatgAAGAACCTGCAGCTAATGGTTCAGTTCATGAGCCATTGGCTGCAGGTTCTTggtgagtttccaagaaagaaagaaacagtctgtggaccaccactttgagtggcATTGATCGAGGCTAAGTAAATCAGGGTTACTAGGGCctttgagagaaaaagaaatggaaaaggggtaAGAAGATGAGGGAAACAGGATTTCAAACTTTCTACTTCCATGGCAGGGAAAAGCAGAGTTTAGCCTTTATGCGTGGTCATAGTGGCAAAAATTAAGGAGTAGAGGTCTGAGAAACTTAATTCTGAggatatatacacacattctTTCGATGGTGCCCCAGCTGCTTCCTGGTATAAGCCCCTTCTCATAAAATTGACTTCTCCCCTCCCATCCCAAGAGGTTCGgaacaaaaataagaacacaAACTTCTCCAAAATACTTTTCCACATAAAAGTCACTTCTGTTCTAAtgttacagcattaaaaacactTCATCTACTTCATACAGTAGGTTCTTCCAGATGAACACAATCTAATATTTAATCCCAGAAGAGCACTAATGTTTTGTACCATTAAAGACACCAATGGGAGCACATCCTTTAGAGACAACAGAATGTTTTCAATAAATATGTGCCAGCATTTTCTAATCAGCGTCCACTACTGTTTCCCATATCTTTAGTCAGATAAAATTTGTTCTGGGATGCTTAAGCACAtgtcatctgttctggaacaATAATTTTCTTATAGTGTCAAAAGATTTTATTACCATAATGTTGCATCCAAGGCATCATGTTACTTACTGGGAATAAGAGAACTAAGCTTTGTTCAAAACACTTGTCAAATGACAAGTACAGTTTCCCTGATAGTACAGATGCTCATCTGAATTAGGTACAAAAGAAAcccatttctctcttctctgaaTGAAGACTTATTTGTTTATTACAGTACAAAGACTATACAAGAATGGAGACTATCTGaaaatcagttttgaaactaatattttccctcttctttttgtttGATTCCCTTCCTGACATGGAAAGTTGCCTAGAATGAATTGGGCAGATAATGCTAGTGATGGATCTATTCACCTGGGCTTGACAAGGTAAGGCCAAAATATTTCATGGAGTCTGATGTGAAAATTAAGATCATGATTATAAATGTGTTGGCAGTGATTTCTGTGATTGTAATGGTGCTTTAAAACCAAACTGAGACAACTTCACATGTGCCCATGAGTAATATAGTTAAATGTATGGCAAaactggactttaaaaaaaacagagtgACAGGCACAAGGTAATACATTTGGGCTGGCATTCACTAAGGCACTTATGAATACATAAACTAGAATTATATATTCATGGCTGGTTCATATTAATGATCCTTACGTGTTCACTAATTTAAGGAATAACTAGGGACTGTGAACATCCCCCCCCAGTCTTCACTTTTCAGATGGCAAACACTGCAACTAACAGAGGTCTTTTGACAAGGAAGGGGCTGGTTTACATTCTCACCCCACCACCATTTGAGCAATCTCTTATACATgtgggaattgtgacagggaccctTTTCTGACTGTCACACAAGAGATCATGCATGGGAAggggtggaaatgtcagtcaGTCACTTCTTGATCAACAAGTCAACAAGTCAGTGTTCCTCACAGCAGCGGCTGCCTGGTGAGGACTGGGGGTTGAACTAGGAAACAGTATGTAGCTATACATTCATAACTGCTTTAGTGAATTCTGGCTCTGACTTCAAGGCAAGGTCCATTTAAAAAGTGCTTCACATAGAAATCCCACTTTAGGACTTGCTCCTTAAGACTAGTGGGGAAAGTTGAGCACTTAAACAGGAAGAAATGATCTACTCTCTACACCTGTTTAAAGtacctttcattttctttctctagaACTTGCATTCATATTCTGTGCTACACACCTCTTCTAAATCTCTAGGTATCCTAATGAGGAACAGGGTATTTAAAATGAGAAGAATGGGCAGTGAAATCAAATCTTTTGGCAATGAAGGCAAGTTACACCTTTGAATTATACTTAGGgtaggggaagggaatggaagggTAGGGATTTTTGAGAGTTTGAGTTGTTTTATATAGTGTGCTggagtgatttgagtgttggactacaaatctggaggctagaatcccagcttggccatgtaagcccactgggtgaccctagttCACaccctcccagcctcagaggatggcaatggcaatgaagaaacttgccaataaaaccccatgataggtttgctttagcagATTAGCATACAGCCTTTTATTCCTGTACTGGGTATGGAACGTTAACTCACAGGGACGGATTGTATCACACAGCTCCCTACCCAGGCAGTACTGTATCTGAACCGGGTTTttcctggaccttttaaagaatgggaaaatcccattctttagaaggtctgggagaagcccaggtgggtatgggatgagtactgcccagggatGGAACTGTGTGATAGAATTCTTTCCTGTGCATTTATATCCCATACCTAGCACGGGAATGAAAGCCGGTGTGGTAATCTCCTtcgggttgtcataagttggaaacaacttgaaggcatgcagtaaCAACATATATCATTTTGAATATCAACATTAATTGCCAAGTCCTGTATCATGTGGGTGGTGGCACATACCTTGAGCAGAAAATGGTGAGAGCCCTCCTGGTGACTTATAGTTATGAGAATGTTATGAGAGGCCACCATTTTAAACTTCCCCCATAATCCTGCAGTGATGTTACATTAGGTGCTGTGAGACATTGTGAAGAGTTAAAATAGTGGCTTCCCAGTCCTTTGTTACCAATAAGCTCAcagggagggggcaaggaaatgATAGGGGGACACAAGTTAATACTTTCCTGAGTGGTCCCTCAACACTTGATCAGGTCCTACTGTCCTACCATAATGAAGCTCCCATAAGAGATGAGaatgcatcccttttcattgttgCCCTGTATTCtgagagccctaagatcctcaggagaaggctttctcttggtcccaccatcatCCCAGGCTTGCCTGGTAAGGagatgagagagagccttctcagtggctgctcccaccctgtggaactcccttctatgGGAGACAAGGCTGGCCCCCTCGCTGTTTTCATCAGCAGGCCTTTTAAGACCTGGTGGACTTgcttttattgggggatgaggaATTGGTTTTAGATTACTATTTTTaactttgaatattttaaaatttatatttgttattttttatatttgttattttatttctatgattttaatttttgttttaatgtggggggttttttggttttattttgttttaatgtgttttatatgtgttgttagccaccttgggtcccactttggaagaaaggcaggataaaaataaaataaaacaaaataattctgctttatttcttcatgcTAAAAATGTTCAAATTATAGCTGACCAAGAACTGAAGGCACTCTGATTTGCAATAACTGCAATATATGTCTTTTATTTGTTTAGCAGCTGATCAGTCATAGTTTAATGGAAGAAAGAAACCACACCACAATAACTGATTTCGTCCTTCTGGGATTTACAACAAATCCCAAACTACAAGTGATCTTGTTTGTAGTATTTCTAATAATATATCTCATCAGCTTGGCAGGGAACATCACACTAATTGCACTAATCAGTAGCAGCCCTCACCTCCATACCCCCATGTATTTCTTCATTGGGAACTTGTCCTTCCTGGACCTCTGGTATTCCTCAGTGTATACCCCAAAAATCCTAATAAACTGTATCTCTGAAGACAAGAGCATTTCCTTTGGAGGTTGTGCTGCCCAGTTCTTCTTCTCTGCTGGCCTTGCATATAGTGAATGCTACCTTCTTGCAGCTATGGCTTATGATCGTTATGTAGCCATTGCCAACCCACTGCTGTATAGCACTGCCATGTCCAAAAAGGTCTGCACAGGATTGGTGGCTCTGTCCTATCTCTCTGGTTTCATAAATGCTACAGTAATCACTACTGAAACCTTCACCTTGATCTTCTATGACGGCAATGTCATCGATGACTTCTTTTGCGACTTACCTCCATTAGTCAAGTTAGCTTGTAATGTTCCTAAGAGCTATCAATCTGTATTGTACCTCATCTTGGCCTCTAATGTAATTGCCCCTTCAGCACTTATCCTCACCTCCTATGCCTTCATCCTAGCAGCCATCTTGAGAATCCGTTCCAGTGAAGGGAGACTGAAAGCCTTTTCCACCTGTGCAGCTCACCTGACTGCTGTCACTTTGTATTATGGctccattctcttcatctacTCCCGTCCTAGTTCCAGCTATGCCTTGGAGAGGGACAAAATAGTGTCTGTTTTCTATACAGTAGTGATCCCTATGCTAAATCCTCTCATTTACAGCCTCAGAAACAAGGATGTAAAAAATGCTTTGAAGAAACTTAACATGAAGTTCAGGGGAGCATAAATATATAACTGGATGTTTGcatgtttgtatttatttttagtaaAAACGTCTatactaaaacaaaaataaatgcatttttgtatTGACTATAATAAATTAGGGGAAATACTGTTATACATTTTTCTTAATAAGAATTTGTCATGCATTTGTACAAGAATTTGCCCTTAGAAATCCCTTTACATAATGTGAGAGGTGCTACATAAAGGACTGAAATG is a window from the Sceloporus undulatus isolate JIND9_A2432 ecotype Alabama chromosome 1, SceUnd_v1.1, whole genome shotgun sequence genome containing:
- the LOC121919241 gene encoding olfactory receptor 1013-like; its protein translation is MEERNHTTITDFVLLGFTTNPKLQVILFVVFLIIYLISLAGNITLIALISSSPHLHTPMYFFIGNLSFLDLWYSSVYTPKILINCISEDKSISFGGCAAQFFFSAGLAYSECYLLAAMAYDRYVAIANPLLYSTAMSKKVCTGLVALSYLSGFINATVITTETFTLIFYDGNVIDDFFCDLPPLVKLACNVPKSYQSVLYLILASNVIAPSALILTSYAFILAAILRIRSSEGRLKAFSTCAAHLTAVTLYYGSILFIYSRPSSSYALERDKIVSVFYTVVIPMLNPLIYSLRNKDVKNALKKLNMKFRGA